The Pyramidobacter porci genome includes the window CCGGCTGTTCGCCCGTCAGCAGCGCGCCGGCGATGCCTTTGAGGCGGGGATCCTGAAACATGCGGATCACTTCCGCCACAGACGCCGATACGCGCAGCTCGCGGCTGATCCAAAGCAGATAAAGCAGTCCCATTTCCGCCGGATCGCAGCTTGGCGGCGTTTCCGCATCGGCCGTTTCGAGATCGAGGGGCTGTACGTCGCCGGCCAGGCTTTCTTCCGTGCGTGAACTGAGGCGACGCCCGCGACGCAGCCGGTTCAGTTCCGACGCCAGCTGATAATCGGGCAGCCCGACGGCGTGGGCAATCTCCTGCATATAAGGGGCCAGTTCCACGGCCGTCAGCTGCGCCATCCCTTCCAGCAGCTCTTCGGCCGCTTTGGCCTGGCCGCCTTTTTCGGCCGCGGCCTTGAAAAGGCCGATGTGATGGAGCACCAGCGGCTGGGCGTTCTCCACCGCTTCGTTGAAAAGATCCTCGCCGCCTTCGCTCTGCAGCATCTCGTCGGGATCCTTGCCGCCGGGGAACCGCACCACGAACACCTGAAGCCCGGCGCGCTGCAGAACGTACATACCGCGCAGGGTCGCGTTCTGTCCGGCCGTATCGGAGTCGTAGCAGATATAGCATTTGTCGGAGAATCGTTTCAGCAGCAGCGCCTGCTCTTCCGTCAGCGACGTGCCCAGCGAGGCGACGGTTTCCCTGTGGCCGTGCATGTGCAGGCGGATGGCGTCCATATAACCTTCGACGAGGATCGAACGCCCTTTTTCGCGGATCGCGTTTTTGGCCTTGTCCAGCAGGTAAAGGTTTTCCTTCTTGTTGTAGAGCGGTCCCTCCGGACTGTTCAGATATTTGGCGCCTTCGCCGTCGACGATGCGGCCGCCCAGAGCGATGGCGCGCCCGGAGACGTTGCGGATGGGAAAGATCACGCGCCCGCGGAAGCGGTCGTAACAGCCCTTCTCGCCCTGAATCACCAGGCCGCATTTGAGCAGCTGTTCCTGCGTGACGCCCTCGCGGCGCAGCGCGTCGTTCAGAGCCCGCCACGCCGACGGTGCCCACCCCAGTTCAAAGGCGTCGGCATCCTGCGAGGACAGATTGCGGCGGCTCAAATAGCCTTTACCGACGGCGCCGGCCGCGCCTTTCAGTTCGGCACGGTAAAAGTCGACGGCCATTTCCATGACCGAATAAAGATCCGTCGTCTGTCCGCGGTTTTTCCGCCGCGGGATCTCGATGCCGGCGCGCCGTCCCAGATACTCGAGCGCTTCGGGAAAGCTCAGCCCTTCCTTCTCCATGACGAAACTGAAAACGTCGCCGCCCTTGCCGCAGCCGAAACAGTGCCAGGTGCCGCGATCGGGCGAAACGATGAACGACGGCGTCTTTTCGTCGTGAAAAGGACAAAGCCCGCTGTAATTGCGTCCTTTTTTGACGAGCCGCACCGAATCGCCCACAAGCTCCACGATGTCGACGGCATCCTTTATTTTTGCGACGATTTCGTCGGCCATAAACGTTCACCTCTTCAGATTTTGAAATCCACAGAAAAAGCGGAGAGAGCTTTTGCGCCCTCCCCGCTTTTCATTTTAGCTTTTTCTTTTCGTCCTGTCGAGAACGCGCCCTTACTTCATGATCAGAGGAGCGATGACAAGAGCCACGACGGTCATCAGCTTGATGAGAATGTTCAGGCTGGGACCGGCGGTATCCTTGAACGGATCGCCCACGGTGTCGCCGACGACGGCCGCCTTGTGGTTGGCGGAGCCTTTGCCGCCGTGCACGCCGGATTCGATGTACTTTTTGGCGTTGTCCCAGGCGCCGCCGGCGTTGGACATGTAAACGGCCAGCATCACGCCGGTGACGATGGCGCCGCCGAGCAGACCGCCCAGAGCTTCGGCGTCAAGCGCAAAACCGACAACGACGGGGGCGATGATAGCCAGCAGACCAGGCACGATCATCTTATGGAGCGAAGCGTCGGTGGAAATGGCGACGCATTTCTTGTAATCAGGCTTTTCGCTGTAATCCATGATGCCGGGATGATCCTTGAACTGACGGCGCACTTCCTCGACCATCTTGCCGGCGGCTTCCTGCACGGCGGCGATCGTCTGGGCGCTGAACAGGAAAGGCAGCATGCCGCCGAGGAACAGGCCGACCATGACGTGAGGATTGTTGAGGTCGATCGACTTGAGGCCGGCCGCCTGAGCGTAGGCGGAGAACAGAGACAGAGCGGTCAGAGCGGCGGACCCGATCGCCAGCCCCTTGCCCATGGCGGCAGTGGTGTTGCCCACGGCGTCAAGCTTGTCGGTGATGTTGCGGACGCCCTCGGGCAGCTCGGACATTTCGGCGATGCCGCCGGCGTTGTCGGAAATGGGGCCGTAAGCGTCGACGCTGAGGCTCATGCCGGTGATGGAAAGCATGCCCACGGCCGAGCAGGCCACGCCGTACAAGCCGCTGAAGAAATAACTGATCAGCGTCGCGGCGCAGATCAAAAGCACGGGAATGACCGTCGAGGTCATGCCCAACGAGATACCGCCGAGGATGACGGTGGCAGCTCCGGTCTCGGTCGTGTCGGCGAGCTTCCGCACCGGTTTGTAGTCGGCGGAAGTGTAGTATTCGGTGATCATGCCGATAGCAACGCCGGCAACGACACCGGAAACCACGGCGAAGAAGATGCGAATGTCCTGAAGCAGGATCAGCGAGAGAATCAGCGCGCCGACGATCTCGATGATGCCGGTGATGTAGGTTCCCAGGCTCAGGGCCTTGGCGGGATCGGTGGCGTTTCCGGACTGCATGAACTTGAACAGGTACTTGCAGGCGAACTGCCCCATTTTGCTGTCGTTCTCCTCGGCCAGGCTGCCAGTGACGCAGGCCGAGCCGAAGATCGCCGCGGCGATGCCCAGAGCGGACAGAGCCAGAGGATAGAGCACGCCCATGAGCCCAAGCGTTTCGTTGGAGCCGGCGACGGTCGTCACAAAACCGACGGCCATGGCGGCGATGATGGAATTGACGTAGGACTCGAACAGGTCGGCCCCCATGCCGGCGATGTCGCCGACGTTGTCACCGACGTTGTCGGCGATGGTGGCGGGGTTGCGGGGATCGTCCTCGGGGATGCCGGCTTCGACCTTGCCCACAAGGTCAGCGCCGACGTCGGCGGCCTTGGTGTAAATGCCGCCGCCGACGCGGGCGAACAAGGCGATGGACGAAGCGCCAAGGCCGAAGCTGGTGATGACGTTCGCGTCGCGGAACAGCACGTAGGAAAGCACCACGCCCGCCAGACCGACGCCGACCACGGTCATGCCCATGACGGAGCCGCCGCGGAAGGCGACACCCAGCGCGTCGTTCATGCTCTTGGTGGCCATGAAGGTCGTGCGGCCGTTGGAGCGGGTGGCGACGATCATGCCGCAGTAGCCGGTCAGGGCGCTGCACAGCGCGCCGAATACGAAACACACGCCCGAGGGAATGCTCAGGAAGGTGCACAGCAGAGCGCCGACGACCACGACAAACGGCGCGAGCCATTTGTATTCGCTGTTGAGAAACGCCATCGCGCCCTCGTGAATGATGTCGGAGAGCTCAGACACTTTTTTGTGCTCTTCGTCGACGACAATGTTCTTGACGAAACCATAGGTAATGAAAGCGTACCCCAGAGCGAGCACAGCGCTGCCGAGGACTACCAGCAGCAGTACCCAAAACAGAAACGATACCATTACGCAAACCTCCTTGAAATTGAGAACCATTCTTTTTCAGGTGTATCTTCCATAAAAGCCTGATTATTATATGCGGCGCGCTGACGAAATACAAGCGATAAAAAACTTTTTCCGCACAGGAAAGGCCGAAAGGCGGCGATTTTTATTCCCGCACTCCCGGCACGGCGTCATTCAATGATCTGCAACTCCTTGGAAACCTGGTTGAGGATCTGCACGCCCGTCTCGGTGATCAGGCACAGATCTTCGATCCGCACGCCCGTCTCGCCGGGAAGGTAGATGCCCGGCTCGCAGGAAAAGATGTTGCCCGGCCTGACCTGTTCCGTGTTGGCGCTGCTGACGTCGCCCCATTCGTGCCCCTGCTGGCCGATGGAATGCCCAAGACGATGAGTGAAATAGGGACCGTACCCGGCCTCGGCGATGACCTTGCGGGCGATGCCGTCCAGATCGCAGTAGCGCACGCCGGGCTTCATCGCCGCTTCCGCAGCTTCGTTGGCGCGGCGCGTGATCTCGTAAATTTCACGGTCCTTGTCGTTGACGCTCTTGTAATAATAGGTGCGCGTCATGTCAGAGCAGTAGCCGTCCTTGATACAGCCGATGTCAAAGAGCACGCACTGCCCCGGCTCGAGCTCGGTGCCGTCGGGAGAATGGTGCGGATCGGCGGCGTTGGCGCCGAAGCTGACGATCGACGGGAACGAGAGGCCGTCGGCCCCCAGATCGCGGTAGATGCCGGCCAATTCATCGGCCAGTTCGATCTCAGTCACGCCTTCGCGCACACGCTCGCGGAGGGCCAGCATGGCCCGATCGTTCATCAGCGAGGCGCGCGTCATCAGGGCGATCTCTTCGGCGTCCTTGCAGGCGCGCACATGGTCCACGCAGGGGGAAGCGTTCACGTAGCCGGAAGCGGCGTTTTTCTCCTGAAGTTCGAGCAGGAACTCGGCGGGCATTTTTTTGTCCACTCCCAACGGCCGGGAGCGGTCGATCAGGGGCAGGACCTTGAGCGCGCCGCGTTCGGTATCGTCATAGGGGACGATGTTTTCCGCCGCTACGTGGGGGGCGAAGAACAGCCGGTTCAAAAACAGCGCCGGCTTCTGTCCCTCGCGCAGCAGAAGGGCCAGAAAGCGTTCGCCGGGACGAAAGTCGTCGCCGGTCACGTAGGTCAGCGAGAAAGGATCGCTCAGCAGGGCCTGCGTGAGCCCCGCTTCTTTCAGACTGGCCATGATCTTGTCGATGCGCCGTTGATTCATGATTTCTTCTTTACCTCCCCGGGCTCTCCGCCCCAGAAGACTTTCTCCACACGCCCGGCCACTGCCAAGGCGTCGTCCGTAAGTTGCACCTCAGCTCCTGACGGAGCTGTGCTCCCTCTTCTCCTCAAACTGACGAAGCACATAAGAACACGTCGGCACGATCTTGGCGCCGCGCTCACGGGCCGCCCGGACCAGTTCGTCCACCAGGCGCGCGGCGATGCCCTGCCCGCCGTAAACGGGATCGACTTCGGTATGGTATGCGGTCCAGACAGCGCCGTCCTCAGCGTAGGCGCACATCCCCACGCACTTTTCGCCGTCGTAGGCGGCCGCGCGTTTCTTCGTTTCCTCAAAGACGATTTCGATCACGGCAACGCTCCTTTCCATCGTTTATGACGTTATTGTATCATGAAGTTTTTTTTGCGGGAAAAATATCCCGCCGGCCGAACCGATCTGGCGGAGGTTCATCCCCTTCACGGCGCGCGGCCGACCGGCAGTCTATGCGATCGCCTGGCTGACGACAGCCCCTGCTTGGGCAACCGCGGCCCCGATGACAGCCTTTCCCGTTCGTCGGCGGACGCACCGATTCCGCGGTTCCGTTTTAAATTGAGAAGCGTTTTCGTTGACTGATATGTTTTTCCATGGGAAAGCACCATTGAAAACGCCGCGCTGACGCGCGGCTGTGCCGTAAAAAGCATGCGGCACGCGATTCCATGCAGTTTTCGACGCGCCTTCGGCGCTCTGAAAAGGGCGAAGAATCTGTGCCCTTTTTAACGAAAACGAGGATGACAATGTTCCACGTGGAACACCGTCTACGCAAAACGCCTGCCGGCTCGGCAGCCGTCAGGCGTTATATGATGTTCTAAATTTTAACGTTCCGGGGACTCTCCCTGTGTCCCGGCGGCGCGCAGGCGGCGACGCAGCAGGCGGCCAAGCAGGATTGCCAGCACGATCTTCAGAACGTCGACGGGAATGAACGGGTAAACCGCCGCAGCCATGCAGGCGTCGAAGTTCAGCTTCGCGACTTTCGCCAGCCACGCCGCGCCGAACAGATAGAGCGCGCCCAACCCCAGCAGCATGCCGGCGAACTGCATGACGACGCCGCTTTCCCAGCGGTCGGTGAACCAGCCGCTGATCGCCGCCAGCGGGATGAAACCAACGAGGAAGCCCCCCGTAGGCCCAAGCAGTTTGCCCGCCCCGCCGGCAAATCCCGAAAACACGGGCAGCCCGACACAGCCGATCAGCAGGTAGAGGACGACGGCCAACGTGCCGCGCCGGGCGCCAAGCGCATACACCGAAAGGTAGACGACGAACACCTGAAGGGAAAAAGGGACCGGCCCGACGGGCACCGACAGCGGCCCCAGCACGCACATCAGCGTCGTCATCACCGCGATCGCCGTCATGTTTCTGACATGATTCTTCTCCATTGTTATTGTTTTCACTCCGTCTTCGCGAAAATTTGCAGCGCCCCGATCATACGTCCGGCCGGATTAATTGTCAACTATAAATATATAATTAGTGACAATCAGCGAATAAGGCGCGCTCAATCTCTCGACGCGGACAAAACGCCTTGAGCGGAGGCGCAAAACGTGGCATAATTTGTCTCTGGGGAAGAAATCATTTTGATCGAAGAGGGTTTTTCCATGGACGAGATGAACGAACTGTACTACCGGCTCCCCTACGTGAAAGAATTCGACGCCGTCGTCACCGGATGCGAGCCCGGCAAAAACGGCTTCGAAGTGACGCTCTCGCAGACGGCCTTTTACCCCGAAGGCGGCGGTCAGCTCGCCGACAGCGGCGTCATCGGCGAGGCGGTCGTCGGCGACACGCGCCGCCGCGACGACGCCATCGTCCATTACGCCGACAGGCCGCTTCCGGTCGGCAGCGTTCAGCGCTGCGTCATCGACTGGCAGAAACGGTTCGACCACATGCAGGCCCATTCCGGCGAGCATATCGTCTCCGGCCTGGTCCACAGGCGTTTCGGCTACGACAACGTCGGCTTCCATATGGCCGCGGACAAAGTCACGGTTGATTTCAACGGACCGATCGGTGAAGAGCAGCTTGCCGAACTGGAACGCGAAGCCAACGCCTGCGTTTACGCCAACCTGCCTGTGCGCGTCGCGTTTCCTTCGCCGGAAGAGCTGGCGGCGCTCGATTACCGCAGCAAGAAGGAACTGAGCGGCGCCGTGCGCCTCGTCGAGTTTCCCGGCGTCGACCTCTGCGCCTGCTGCGGCACCCACGTGGAACGCACCGGCGAAATTGGCCTGATCAAGTTCGTCGCCATGGCCCGCTACAAGGGCGGCGTCAGGATCGAAATGCTCTGCGGCCGTCTCGCCATGCAGGACTACGCGCGCAAGAACGAGCAAGAGCGCGAGATCGGGCGCATCTTTTCCGCCAAGCCTTACGAGACCGTCGAAGCCGTGCGCCAGTACGTCGCCGCCGCCGAAGCGGCCGAAGCCCGCGCGGGCGATCTGGCACGCCGCTACTTCGAACTGCGCGCCGCGCAGCTCCCCGCCGGCGGCGGCTTGCTGATCGATTTCGAAGAAGGGTTCAAGCCCGCCGAGCTGCGCAAGTTCTGCGACGCCCTCGTCTGTAGCGGCAAGGCGAAGACGGCCGCCGTGCTCAGTCCTGCCGAAAGCGGCGGCAAAAAAGGATGGAACTACGTGATCTGCGCCCGCGATCCCGTGCTGCGCGACGCCGTCAAAACGCTCAATAAGGAACTGAACGGCCGCGGCGGCGGCGACCCGACGCTCGTGCAGGGGACTTTTTTCGCCGGGCGCGAGGCGATCGAGCGCGCGCTCGAAGCGGCTTTTCGATAACGATTTGCAGAAAAAAAATTTCGCGTAGAACGCTCCCGAAAAGGTCGGCGCGCAAAAACAAACAGAGAGCGCCTCCAATCCGAAAAAGATGGAGGCGCTCCCTGTTTTGCCGCGAAAAAGTTTCCGCCGCCCCCTTTTGGGGCAAGCGGCGACTCTTTCTAATGATGTCCGTGATGGCGCCCGTGGCCGTGCTCGTGCCCTTCGGCGCCGTCCGAGCAGCCGTCCTCGGCGTAGTTCTCATGCCCGCAGCCGCACTCGCCGCCTGTTTCCGGTATGTCGTCGTCCGCCCAATCGTACCCCAGCACCTCAGGCGGCAGTTCGAGCCAGTCGATCAGATCGACGTCGTCGGGATAGCGTCCGGCGATGACGATGACGCCGTCCACCAGCACCACGGGCAGACGCTCCGCTCCGAAGACTTTCAAGTACTGCGCGGCGGCGGGGTTCGCCTCGAACGCCTCCGGCTCCTTGCCCAGATCGTGGCGCTCCCATTCGACGCCCTGATGCGTGAGCACGTCCAGAGACTGGGCCAGATCGGCCAGCTCCCGTTCGTCGTCCCACCCGGCCGCGGCCTCGTAAATGGCAAGTCTGCGCATGATCGGTTCCTCCTTAAAAAATGATATTATCGGGAAAAGTTTAACGCCGAACAGCTGTATCTTAGCATAAAGCGGCGTTTCTCACGAACCGCAAGAGATCACTCCGCCGTTTCCCGTTTTAAAATCTCGATCGCCTCGCCGTAGTCGCGGACGCGGTAATCGGCGAGCGCGTCGATGCGGGCGCGGTCGGCGTCGGAGTAGCGGTCGTAGACGGCGGCAGTCTCGATGCCGGCGTTGCGGGCGGATTCCACGCCGATCAGCGAGTCCTCGAAGATCAGGCACTCGGCGGGCGTCGCGCCGAGTGCGCCGAGGATGCGGAAGTGCACTTCCGGGTCGGGCTTCATCGCGCGCACGTCTTCGCGCGCGTAGACGGGGCTGAAATACTCGTCGAGCGGCGCTTTGGCGAGCATGTTGCGGTTGACGGCGCGATAGATGTCGACGGTGCCACGGCGCGTCGTGGTAGCGATGGCGAGGCGGAATCCGCGGGCCTTCAGCGCCCTGACGAACTCGTCGGCGCGCGGCTTGTAGTCGACGACGTTCTCGAGGAAGTCGCGGGCGATGCGGTAGCGCCGGCGGTGGATCTCGTCCGCCGGCAGCGGCGAAGCGTACTTTTCCTTCAAATAGGCGCAGTAGTCGCCGTACGGGTCGGAGCTGGCGGCGCGCTCGCGCAGCAAAGTGTCGCGCCGTCTTTGCAGTTCGTCGCCGTCCCGTTCGCCGCCGCCGATCTGCTTCACCAGTTCCACGTCCACGGCGTTCCACACGCCCACCGAGTCGATCAGCGTGCCGTCCAGATCGAAGATGATCACTTTTTTCCTGTCGAACATTCCTGCCGCCTCCCCGAAGTTCTTCAAAAACCGCTCCGATTGTACCAGAAAAAACGTCCGCGTTTCGGCACGACGGCGTAAAAAACGAAGAGCCGCGGAGCATTTTCGCTCCGCGGCTCTTCGTTTTTTACCCGTTCCCGCCGCGACGCCGCAGCCGCGCGCAGGGGCAGACCATGGACATCAGCTCCTCGATGGCGCGGTGGAGCATCGCGGCCGTGTCGGAAGCGGCGGCTCTGTAATAGACTTCTTTGCCCTCGCGGCGGCTGACGATCAGCCCCGCGGCTTTGAGCAGGCGCAGATGGTGCGACACCGCCGGGCTGGACATCTCCATCAGCGCGGAAATGTTGATCACGCACTCTTCGCCGTGGCACAGCAGCCAAAACACGCGCATGCGCGTGGCGTCGCCGAGCTGTCTGAACACGTCGGCGACAGCCTGAAAATCCCGTACGGACGGCGCTCCGGCGCAGAATTCCTCGACGGGCTGGCCGT containing:
- the dnaG gene encoding DNA primase yields the protein MADEIVAKIKDAVDIVELVGDSVRLVKKGRNYSGLCPFHDEKTPSFIVSPDRGTWHCFGCGKGGDVFSFVMEKEGLSFPEALEYLGRRAGIEIPRRKNRGQTTDLYSVMEMAVDFYRAELKGAAGAVGKGYLSRRNLSSQDADAFELGWAPSAWRALNDALRREGVTQEQLLKCGLVIQGEKGCYDRFRGRVIFPIRNVSGRAIALGGRIVDGEGAKYLNSPEGPLYNKKENLYLLDKAKNAIREKGRSILVEGYMDAIRLHMHGHRETVASLGTSLTEEQALLLKRFSDKCYICYDSDTAGQNATLRGMYVLQRAGLQVFVVRFPGGKDPDEMLQSEGGEDLFNEAVENAQPLVLHHIGLFKAAAEKGGQAKAAEELLEGMAQLTAVELAPYMQEIAHAVGLPDYQLASELNRLRRGRRLSSRTEESLAGDVQPLDLETADAETPPSCDPAEMGLLYLLWISRELRVSASVAEVIRMFQDPRLKGIAGALLTGEQPESLEHLWLEMGDHFPMSALSGGASFCDTLSGTDMEKWQKLSADQGRRVKQARYIQLKAMMFRGEASPEELAEYWTLAAELKR
- a CDS encoding sodium-translocating pyrophosphatase, encoding MVSFLFWVLLLVVLGSAVLALGYAFITYGFVKNIVVDEEHKKVSELSDIIHEGAMAFLNSEYKWLAPFVVVVGALLCTFLSIPSGVCFVFGALCSALTGYCGMIVATRSNGRTTFMATKSMNDALGVAFRGGSVMGMTVVGVGLAGVVLSYVLFRDANVITSFGLGASSIALFARVGGGIYTKAADVGADLVGKVEAGIPEDDPRNPATIADNVGDNVGDIAGMGADLFESYVNSIIAAMAVGFVTTVAGSNETLGLMGVLYPLALSALGIAAAIFGSACVTGSLAEENDSKMGQFACKYLFKFMQSGNATDPAKALSLGTYITGIIEIVGALILSLILLQDIRIFFAVVSGVVAGVAIGMITEYYTSADYKPVRKLADTTETGAATVILGGISLGMTSTVIPVLLICAATLISYFFSGLYGVACSAVGMLSITGMSLSVDAYGPISDNAGGIAEMSELPEGVRNITDKLDAVGNTTAAMGKGLAIGSAALTALSLFSAYAQAAGLKSIDLNNPHVMVGLFLGGMLPFLFSAQTIAAVQEAAGKMVEEVRRQFKDHPGIMDYSEKPDYKKCVAISTDASLHKMIVPGLLAIIAPVVVGFALDAEALGGLLGGAIVTGVMLAVYMSNAGGAWDNAKKYIESGVHGGKGSANHKAAVVGDTVGDPFKDTAGPSLNILIKLMTVVALVIAPLIMK
- a CDS encoding M24 family metallopeptidase, whose product is MNQRRIDKIMASLKEAGLTQALLSDPFSLTYVTGDDFRPGERFLALLLREGQKPALFLNRLFFAPHVAAENIVPYDDTERGALKVLPLIDRSRPLGVDKKMPAEFLLELQEKNAASGYVNASPCVDHVRACKDAEEIALMTRASLMNDRAMLALRERVREGVTEIELADELAGIYRDLGADGLSFPSIVSFGANAADPHHSPDGTELEPGQCVLFDIGCIKDGYCSDMTRTYYYKSVNDKDREIYEITRRANEAAEAAMKPGVRYCDLDGIARKVIAEAGYGPYFTHRLGHSIGQQGHEWGDVSSANTEQVRPGNIFSCEPGIYLPGETGVRIEDLCLITETGVQILNQVSKELQIIE
- a CDS encoding GNAT family N-acetyltransferase, whose protein sequence is MIEIVFEETKKRAAAYDGEKCVGMCAYAEDGAVWTAYHTEVDPVYGGQGIAARLVDELVRAARERGAKIVPTCSYVLRQFEEKREHSSVRS
- a CDS encoding biotin transporter BioY; this translates as MEKNHVRNMTAIAVMTTLMCVLGPLSVPVGPVPFSLQVFVVYLSVYALGARRGTLAVVLYLLIGCVGLPVFSGFAGGAGKLLGPTGGFLVGFIPLAAISGWFTDRWESGVVMQFAGMLLGLGALYLFGAAWLAKVAKLNFDACMAAAVYPFIPVDVLKIVLAILLGRLLRRRLRAAGTQGESPER
- a CDS encoding alanyl-tRNA editing protein, translating into MDEMNELYYRLPYVKEFDAVVTGCEPGKNGFEVTLSQTAFYPEGGGQLADSGVIGEAVVGDTRRRDDAIVHYADRPLPVGSVQRCVIDWQKRFDHMQAHSGEHIVSGLVHRRFGYDNVGFHMAADKVTVDFNGPIGEEQLAELEREANACVYANLPVRVAFPSPEELAALDYRSKKELSGAVRLVEFPGVDLCACCGTHVERTGEIGLIKFVAMARYKGGVRIEMLCGRLAMQDYARKNEQEREIGRIFSAKPYETVEAVRQYVAAAEAAEARAGDLARRYFELRAAQLPAGGGLLIDFEEGFKPAELRKFCDALVCSGKAKTAAVLSPAESGGKKGWNYVICARDPVLRDAVKTLNKELNGRGGGDPTLVQGTFFAGREAIERALEAAFR
- a CDS encoding arsenic metallochaperone ArsD family protein gives rise to the protein MRRLAIYEAAAGWDDERELADLAQSLDVLTHQGVEWERHDLGKEPEAFEANPAAAQYLKVFGAERLPVVLVDGVIVIAGRYPDDVDLIDWLELPPEVLGYDWADDDIPETGGECGCGHENYAEDGCSDGAEGHEHGHGRHHGHH
- a CDS encoding HAD family hydrolase, translating into MFDRKKVIIFDLDGTLIDSVGVWNAVDVELVKQIGGGERDGDELQRRRDTLLRERAASSDPYGDYCAYLKEKYASPLPADEIHRRRYRIARDFLENVVDYKPRADEFVRALKARGFRLAIATTTRRGTVDIYRAVNRNMLAKAPLDEYFSPVYAREDVRAMKPDPEVHFRILGALGATPAECLIFEDSLIGVESARNAGIETAAVYDRYSDADRARIDALADYRVRDYGEAIEILKRETAE
- a CDS encoding ArsR/SmtB family transcription factor; this encodes MPPVHLPHRHGQPVEEFCAGAPSVRDFQAVADVFRQLGDATRMRVFWLLCHGEECVINISALMEMSSPAVSHHLRLLKAAGLIVSRREGKEVYYRAAASDTAAMLHRAIEELMSMVCPCARLRRRGGNG